In Dyadobacter sp. CECT 9275, the following proteins share a genomic window:
- the tnpA gene encoding IS200/IS605 family transposase yields the protein MSQSLSKVCTHIVFSTKYRQPLIDEKIENELWSYMAAVCKEWGCLPIKIGGYLDHIHILCVLSRKITIMKLLEEVKRSSSKWIKSKGIKYQEFYWQNGYGIFSVNPYQLEVVVQYIANQKEHHQKKTFQAEYRGFLKRYNVEYDERFVWD from the coding sequence ATGTCACAATCCTTGTCAAAGGTCTGCACACACATTGTATTCAGTACCAAATACCGTCAGCCCCTGATCGACGAAAAGATCGAAAATGAATTATGGAGTTACATGGCTGCCGTATGTAAAGAATGGGGATGCCTGCCCATTAAAATCGGAGGATATTTGGATCATATCCATATTCTCTGCGTGTTATCCAGAAAAATTACGATCATGAAACTTCTGGAAGAGGTTAAGCGAAGTTCATCAAAATGGATCAAAAGCAAAGGGATAAAGTACCAGGAATTTTACTGGCAGAACGGATACGGCATATTCTCTGTAAATCCTTACCAGCTGGAAGTAGTAGTGCAATATATAGCCAATCAGAAAGAACATCATCAGAAGAAGACCTTTCAGGCAGAGTACCGGGGCTTTTTAAAAAGATATAATGTAGAATACGACGAACGGTTCGTCTGGGACTAA